The region CTATACATCCTCTCAAATTCCTCATCTGTCGAGTCCATGAACGGAGTGACCCCGTGAATAGAAGCAGCGGAATTGCAGTGcacgatttttttattttttatttttttgagaacaCGCTGATTTTAGTGTTTGAACTTTATCAATATTTACAGTTAAGTGTCTCAACTCTAATTTTTAACAATGGAGTCTTTAATCTTCTAAAAATTACACAGTCAAACTAGGGGTGAGGAAAAAAACCgataaaccgattaaaccgagaaaatcggaaaaaaaataaccgaaaaaaccgaaccgaaaaaaaaaccaaattaaccgattaaaaaatcacaaaaaaattccggttcggttcggttttgatttctaaaatctgaaaccgattgaaccgaaccgaaccggttcaaccatccagcacttaaaaaaaaaaaacaactataaaaggaatgttttctaaccctaatgTAACATTCACCCCTTAGCCGCCCCCTTCCCTTCCCCTCCCTTCTCTGCAtatctcattttctttcattttactctcttttttctctcgtCCCTCTACTCTCTGCTCTGCTTTGATTTTTCTCCCCTCCCTCTACTATCTGCTCTGACTTGATCTTATGGATTTGTTTCATTTGGGTTTTTTTCGGATCTTAGTTCTCCTGTTGAGTCTGTGGTTGGCTCTACTAACAGCCAAATAGAGGATTATCAAGTCCACCAAGAAAACCCCCTCCATTCTCTATTCCGTCAAAAAATCTCATCTCTGATGTTAGTCTCCACCAACAGGACTGCTTGCTTACCAGAAGTTGCAGGCATCTCAAATAATTTGTCAAACAGTACATTATTGTactttcacttatttttttttaaagatagaaGAAAGGCTCCTACTTTTCTGATTACTAGTTGAGGCCTATGCTCTGCTTGTTTCTTATTCAAATTTCAGCATCTGAGATGACAAGTGATGCAGCAATAGGGTGTTTGGGGAGGGCAAAACAACATTTTAAGGACTGGAGTATTGTTTTCTCAAAAGCCACAGACCTGGGCAGTGATCCAAAACAGATGGAGGAATATTACTAGTGTTGGTAGAGGACCAttgggtttgaaccggtttggaagggaaaaaaactgaactgaaattaatcggtttgaaccggtttttggtTCGGTAaggttcaaaaaattaaaaaaaaaaattcaatttggttgtttattttggttcaaaaccagACCAAACTGGAAATGCTCAGTCCTAAGTCAAACACAAAAACGGATGTTTATCAAGGTGAATCCTACTTCTCAGTGAAACAATGACATGTATTTACACCtatatcatattttcttttcaaaatgatttttttagattataaaagtaaataaataaattaaaataaaaaaccatccATTCCTTCCATCCAAACAAATAGatctccttccttttttttccctcacaCACCCAATTTGACTCTTCTTTATTTCCATATTTTGTTGCCAAATTcaaacattttctttaattaaagaaTCGTCCAGAATCCAAATTATCAACAGAATCATATACAAAGTATAAAACACTTAAAGCCCGATTAATTAGATCATTGGACgagaaatattttatcttattaatagCCAAGGATTACTGCTTGAATTAAGTTGTAGTAAAGAAGTATTATATTTCCTATAAAACAGGCAAAATATGTAGTGAAAAAGACAGGATCATGAGGCAGgtttcgtaaaaaaaaaaaaaaaaaaaccctaaagagATCTggtctttaattattttttttgagtaaATCAGACCCAGTTACCAAAGGGAATAAACACGATGAAGACAATGAGCATGGTTTTTCtcacataaattatatatttaagagTGTCCCTGCTGTGAACATTGATAACCAAGACAAGAACAGGGAATTCTGTATAGCTAGCCACAGGTCGGTCCTTGCAGAACCAAGGAACAAAttctattcatttatttattttgatgtgttgagaAGTAAAGATGCGATAGAAATTGAACTAAGCGGTATATCTGATGATATATCCCcctaaacattaaataaatatgtcAATGGATTAGATGCAGCTCCTTGGAACTAGAAACTGTAGCTTTCACTTCTTCTGCTTTCCCATCTTCCTGGAGAAAATTAGTGAGTATCTCCAGGCTAGGTCTCAAAACCTTGTTGTCCCAAACATCTTCATCTACCTTTCCACTTCTCTCGTACACACAAGTAGCATCAATCCGATGTAATTTCCATCCTTTCTCATTCGCcaaatatttgattttcctCAGTTGTTTATTGATTAGCTTCTtggtattttctttcatttccttgATACCAGTGTCAAGTAACATTTTTCTGGTCACCTCATCGGCCATTTCCATTTCAGCTTGAAAATATGGTTCCAGCTCTGGAATCCCAATAGCCCGCCAAATCCCGCTATTGTGATCTATCCCTGGAATAAACATGCCTCGGACCTCATCGACAAGACCAGCATCGAGCATCTTATCAACCCTCTTTGCTGCGCGAACAAATAAAATTGGCAAGGCAACATCCACCCATAGAAAACAAGTATCGTAATTATCCTTGAACAGTGGATCCTCGACGACTGCTTCGATGTATCTGTTTGAGCCGCCGGCAATAATGGGGATGTTTCCATTCCCTACAATATGTCTCATGGCCATATGTACATGGTTGCAAAAATCTTGTGTGGTAAACTCTTCCCCAGGTTCCACAAATCCCAGCAAGTGGTGAGGCACTCCTCGGCTTTCATCTTCCGAAACTTTGTTGGTCAATATGTCAAGGCCCTTGTAAACCTGAATTTTGTCCGAGTTGATGATCTCACCTTGAAAATGAGTGGCTAAATCGATGGAGAGCTTTGATTTTCCAGTGGCAGTTGTTCCCATTACGAACAAAGCTTTTTGCTTTGTACTGCCATCATTCGCGGAGAGTGGactaattatttgtttgttgcggtgcctagaaacaaaaaaaaatctaaattaaaaattaataaaaaaatcaaaattatgtttcaattctttttttatatataaaaagaaaatcaaatcaaattaaaaacaaaaaaaaatctatttaacttTTTgagatttattaaaattattttataattttaaatactaaGCGTGTATTTAATaatgtgataatttttataaacatatttttaattaaaaatattttaaaatattctttttaatttttaacattaaaattataaaaataaaacacataaaaaaattaatttgtgttttttcatattaaaaaataaattaaacctaTCAAAAGAAGCTTAAAACACTTGAAgaaaatgtttataaaaaaaatttaaaactatttttaatatcagcacatcaaaataatataaaaatattaaaaaaatattaattcaaaataaaaaaaattaaataaaaattaaaattttaaaataatatttttaaaacataaaaataaatcctttAATTACCTGTTCCAGTGACATTGAAATTGTAACCTCATTCCCCGCTCCATTCTTATGGGGAGAGAGGCAGCCATTGACATAGTTGTCACGTATGAGCTAAGCTTTGGTTGCAGAGGAATTATTTCCATGATTCGTGCAAAGAGTTGAAGAACAGGCGCTAGGCAGAAGAGATTAggcaaagatatatatatatatatatatatatacataacctcgtttgtaaaaaaatcaattacataatTTTCGGGTAATATAATatgcattaaataaaattggatcTGTATATttccaattttaatattttttcctttttaatatttttttcctttttttatttaatttttcttttcatgtgataaaaagaaaataaattgatgaaatgttttttatattatacaaaagtttagtgataatatatttttttcacttgaaaggaggttgtattttcttattaaaatatgtttgtctttgtttttaaaaagtgatttaaaaaaagtgattttttttttgcaattcaaattaatatttttttatttttgtatattattttgatataataatataaaaaatcaatattaaaaaaaatagtatctcaatatagttttttcaaaaaaaatattttaaaaaataatcattacatgataatataataaatactaTATTAGCCCACGTTACGTAGTAGgccaacaacaatttttttttaaaatataaaaatactttagttgaattaaaagtataaaatgaaTTTGCATCATTACCATCttcaaataaatttgaaagtattttttacagTAATATTATATATAGCAGAGTAGGGTCCAA is a window of Populus nigra chromosome 10, ddPopNigr1.1, whole genome shotgun sequence DNA encoding:
- the LOC133705770 gene encoding adenylate isopentenyltransferase 5, chloroplastic-like; this translates as MEIIPLQPKLSSYVTTMSMAASLPIRMERGMRLQFQCHWNRHRNKQIISPLSANDGSTKQKALFVMGTTATGKSKLSIDLATHFQGEIINSDKIQVYKGLDILTNKVSEDESRGVPHHLLGFVEPGEEFTTQDFCNHVHMAMRHIVGNGNIPIIAGGSNRYIEAVVEDPLFKDNYDTCFLWVDVALPILFVRAAKRVDKMLDAGLVDEVRGMFIPGIDHNSGIWRAIGIPELEPYFQAEMEMADEVTRKMLLDTGIKEMKENTKKLINKQLRKIKYLANEKGWKLHRIDATCVYERSGKVDEDVWDNKVLRPSLEILTNFLQEDGKAEEVKATVSSSKELHLIH